A section of the Aythya fuligula isolate bAytFul2 chromosome 9, bAytFul2.pri, whole genome shotgun sequence genome encodes:
- the SEPTIN2 gene encoding septin-2, which translates to MSKQQPAQFTNPETPGYVGFANLPNQVHRKSVKKGFEFTLMVVGESGLGKSTLINSLFLTDLYPERIIPGAAEKIERTVQIEASTVEIEERGVKLRLTVVDTPGYGDAINCRDCFKTIISYIDEQFERYLHDESGLNRRHIIDNRVHCCFYFISPFGHGLKPLDVEFMKAIHNKVNIVPVIAKADTLSLKERERLKKRILDEIEEHGIKIYHLPDAESDEDEDFKEQTRLLKASIPFCVVGSNQLIEAKGKKVRGRLYPWGVVEVENPEHNDFLKLRTMLITHMQDLQEVTQDLHYENFRSERLKRGGRKIEDEEVNKDQILLEKEAELRRMQEMIARMQAQMQMQMQSGEGDSSGHHV; encoded by the exons ATGTCTAAG caacagCCTGCTCAGTTTACCAATCCGGAAACCCCTGGCTATGTTGGGTTTGCCAACCTTCCCAATCAGGTTCATCGGAagtctgtgaagaaaggctttGAATTTACTCTTATGGTGGTTg GTGAATCTGGATTGGGAAAATCTACATTAATAAACAGCCTCTTCTTGACAGATCTCTACCCAGAAAGGATAatcccaggagctgctg AGAAGATTGAACGCACTGTGCAGATTGAAGCCTCAACAGTTGAAATAGAAGAGAGGGGTGTGAAGCTTCGTCTGACAGTTGTAGATACACCAGGATATGGAGATGCTATCAATTGTCGAGATTG TTTTAAGACCATAATCTCCTACATTGATGAGCAGTTTGAGCGATATCTGCATGATGAGAGTGGTTTGAACAGAAGGCATATCATAGATAACCGCGTTCATTGCTGCTTCTATTTCATTTCACCGTTTGGTCATGG ccttaAGCCTCTGGATGTTGAATTTATGAAGGCCATACACAACAAAGTAAATATTGTACCAGTGATTGCAAAAGCTGATACACTTTCTCTGAAAGAGCGAGAAAGACTAAAGAAGAGG ATTCTGGATGAAATCGAAGAGCATGGCATCAAGATTTATCACCTGCCTGATGCTGAATCAGACGAGGATGAAGATTTTAAAGAGCAGACAAGACTGCTGAAG GCCAGCATTCCATTTTGTGTAGTGGGATCCAATCAACTCATTGAAGCTAAAGGTAAAAAAGTTAGAGGCCGACTTTACCCATGGGGTGTCGTTGAAGTGGAGAATCCTGAACATAATGACTTTCTGAAGCTGAGGACCATGCTAAT CACCCACATGCAAGATCTTCAAGAGGTGACCCAGGATCTTCACTATGAGAACTTCCGCTCTGAGAGGCTCAAACGTGGCGGCAG GAAAATAGAAGATGAAGAAGTAAATAAAGACCAGATTCTGcttgaaaaagaagctgaa CTTCGTCGCATGCAGGAGATGATCGCAAGAATGCAGGCACAAATGCAGATGCAAATGCAAAGTGGAGAAGGAGATAGTAGTGGACATCATGTATAA